In Jaculus jaculus isolate mJacJac1 chromosome 11, mJacJac1.mat.Y.cur, whole genome shotgun sequence, the following proteins share a genomic window:
- the Cluap1 gene encoding clusterin-associated protein 1 isoform X1 — protein sequence MSFRDLRNFTEMMRALGYPRLISMENFRTPNFGLVSEVLLWLVKRYEPQTDIPSDVETEQDRVFFIKAVAQFMATKAHIKLNTKKLYQADGYAVKELLKITSVLYNAMKTKGMEASKVGEEDISKFKFDLGSKIADLKAARQLASEITAKGASLYDLLGKEVELRKLRAEAIARPLEINETEKVMRIAIKELLAQVEKTKDLLSDVASDEANLEAKIEKRKLELERNRKRLQTLQSVRPAFMDEYEKIEEELQKQYDIYLEKFRNLAYLEQQLEDHHRMEQERFEEAENTLRLMQNKLKEEEKRLLKSGSNDDSDIDIQEDDESDSELEERRLTKPRTAMEVLMQGRPNKRIVGTMQGGDSDDDEDSDNSEIDVEDDDDDDDDDDLEDQSIAISPAKPNRRVRKPEPLDESDNDF from the exons ATTTCACAGAGATGATGAGAGCTCTGGGATACCCACGACTTATTTCTATGGAAAATTTCCGCACACCTAATTTTGGACTTGTTTCTGAAGTGCTTCTCTGGCTTGTGAAAAG GTATGAGCCACAGACTGACATCCCTTCTGATGTTGAAACTGAACAAGACCGTGTTTTCTTCATTAAGGCCGTTGCCCAGTTTATG GCCACAAAGGCACATATAAAACTCAATACTAAGAAGCTTTACCAAGCAGATGGTTATGCAGTGAAAGAACTGTTGAAGATCACGTCCGTCCTTTACAATGCTATGAAGACCAAAGGAATGGAGGCCTCTAAAGTAGGGGAGGAAGACATCAGCAAATTCAAGTTTGACCTTGGCTCCAAG ATTGCAGATTTGAAAGCAGCCAGGCAGCTTGCTTCTGAAATCACTGCAAAAGGAGCATCTCTGTATGACTTGCTGGGCAAGGAGGTGGAGTTGAGG AAACTGAGAGCAGAAGCCATTGCTAGACCTCTGGAAATAAATGAGACTGAAAAAGTGATGAGGATTGCAATAAAAGAACTTTTG GCTCAGGtcgagaagactaaggacctactCAGTGATGTGGCCTCCGATGAAGCCAATTTAGAAGCCAAAATTGAGAAGAGAAAATTGGAGCTGGAAAGAAACCGGAAGCGGCTACAGACTCTGCAGAGTGTCAG gccagccttTATGGATGAATATGAGAAGATTGAGGAAGAACTGCAAAAGCAGTATGACATTTATCTAGAGAAATTCCGGAATCTGGCTTATCtggagcagcagctggaggatcaTCACAGGATGGAGCAAGAGCGGTTTGAG GAAGCTGAAAACACTCTCCGTCTGATGCAGAACAAgctgaaggaagaggagaagcggCTGCTCAAGAGTGGGA GTAATGATGACTCGGACATAGACATCCAGGAAGATGATGAGTCTGACAGTGAACTTGAGGAGAGACGGCTGACTAAGCCACGGACTGCCATGGAGGTGCTCATGCAAG GAAGACCTAACAAACGCATCGTGGGCACAATGCAAGGTGGAGACTCCGATGATGAC GAAGACTCAGACAACAGTGAGATTGACgtggaagatgatgatgatgacgacgACGATGACGATTTGGAAGATCAAAGCATTGCTATTTCACCAGCTAAGCCCAACCGGAGAGTCCGGAAACCTGAGCCCCTGGATGAGAGTGACAATGATTTCTGA
- the Cluap1 gene encoding clusterin-associated protein 1 isoform X3, translating into MKTKGMEASKVGEEDISKFKFDLGSKIADLKAARQLASEITAKGASLYDLLGKEVELRKLRAEAIARPLEINETEKVMRIAIKELLAQVEKTKDLLSDVASDEANLEAKIEKRKLELERNRKRLQTLQSVRPAFMDEYEKIEEELQKQYDIYLEKFRNLAYLEQQLEDHHRMEQERFEEAENTLRLMQNKLKEEEKRLLKSGSNDDSDIDIQEDDESDSELEERRLTKPRTAMEVLMQGRPNKRIVGTMQGGDSDDDEDSDNSEIDVEDDDDDDDDDDLEDQSIAISPAKPNRRVRKPEPLDESDNDF; encoded by the exons ATGAAGACCAAAGGAATGGAGGCCTCTAAAGTAGGGGAGGAAGACATCAGCAAATTCAAGTTTGACCTTGGCTCCAAG ATTGCAGATTTGAAAGCAGCCAGGCAGCTTGCTTCTGAAATCACTGCAAAAGGAGCATCTCTGTATGACTTGCTGGGCAAGGAGGTGGAGTTGAGG AAACTGAGAGCAGAAGCCATTGCTAGACCTCTGGAAATAAATGAGACTGAAAAAGTGATGAGGATTGCAATAAAAGAACTTTTG GCTCAGGtcgagaagactaaggacctactCAGTGATGTGGCCTCCGATGAAGCCAATTTAGAAGCCAAAATTGAGAAGAGAAAATTGGAGCTGGAAAGAAACCGGAAGCGGCTACAGACTCTGCAGAGTGTCAG gccagccttTATGGATGAATATGAGAAGATTGAGGAAGAACTGCAAAAGCAGTATGACATTTATCTAGAGAAATTCCGGAATCTGGCTTATCtggagcagcagctggaggatcaTCACAGGATGGAGCAAGAGCGGTTTGAG GAAGCTGAAAACACTCTCCGTCTGATGCAGAACAAgctgaaggaagaggagaagcggCTGCTCAAGAGTGGGA GTAATGATGACTCGGACATAGACATCCAGGAAGATGATGAGTCTGACAGTGAACTTGAGGAGAGACGGCTGACTAAGCCACGGACTGCCATGGAGGTGCTCATGCAAG GAAGACCTAACAAACGCATCGTGGGCACAATGCAAGGTGGAGACTCCGATGATGAC GAAGACTCAGACAACAGTGAGATTGACgtggaagatgatgatgatgacgacgACGATGACGATTTGGAAGATCAAAGCATTGCTATTTCACCAGCTAAGCCCAACCGGAGAGTCCGGAAACCTGAGCCCCTGGATGAGAGTGACAATGATTTCTGA
- the Cluap1 gene encoding clusterin-associated protein 1 isoform X2 produces the protein MATKAHIKLNTKKLYQADGYAVKELLKITSVLYNAMKTKGMEASKVGEEDISKFKFDLGSKIADLKAARQLASEITAKGASLYDLLGKEVELRKLRAEAIARPLEINETEKVMRIAIKELLAQVEKTKDLLSDVASDEANLEAKIEKRKLELERNRKRLQTLQSVRPAFMDEYEKIEEELQKQYDIYLEKFRNLAYLEQQLEDHHRMEQERFEEAENTLRLMQNKLKEEEKRLLKSGSNDDSDIDIQEDDESDSELEERRLTKPRTAMEVLMQGRPNKRIVGTMQGGDSDDDEDSDNSEIDVEDDDDDDDDDDLEDQSIAISPAKPNRRVRKPEPLDESDNDF, from the exons ATG GCCACAAAGGCACATATAAAACTCAATACTAAGAAGCTTTACCAAGCAGATGGTTATGCAGTGAAAGAACTGTTGAAGATCACGTCCGTCCTTTACAATGCTATGAAGACCAAAGGAATGGAGGCCTCTAAAGTAGGGGAGGAAGACATCAGCAAATTCAAGTTTGACCTTGGCTCCAAG ATTGCAGATTTGAAAGCAGCCAGGCAGCTTGCTTCTGAAATCACTGCAAAAGGAGCATCTCTGTATGACTTGCTGGGCAAGGAGGTGGAGTTGAGG AAACTGAGAGCAGAAGCCATTGCTAGACCTCTGGAAATAAATGAGACTGAAAAAGTGATGAGGATTGCAATAAAAGAACTTTTG GCTCAGGtcgagaagactaaggacctactCAGTGATGTGGCCTCCGATGAAGCCAATTTAGAAGCCAAAATTGAGAAGAGAAAATTGGAGCTGGAAAGAAACCGGAAGCGGCTACAGACTCTGCAGAGTGTCAG gccagccttTATGGATGAATATGAGAAGATTGAGGAAGAACTGCAAAAGCAGTATGACATTTATCTAGAGAAATTCCGGAATCTGGCTTATCtggagcagcagctggaggatcaTCACAGGATGGAGCAAGAGCGGTTTGAG GAAGCTGAAAACACTCTCCGTCTGATGCAGAACAAgctgaaggaagaggagaagcggCTGCTCAAGAGTGGGA GTAATGATGACTCGGACATAGACATCCAGGAAGATGATGAGTCTGACAGTGAACTTGAGGAGAGACGGCTGACTAAGCCACGGACTGCCATGGAGGTGCTCATGCAAG GAAGACCTAACAAACGCATCGTGGGCACAATGCAAGGTGGAGACTCCGATGATGAC GAAGACTCAGACAACAGTGAGATTGACgtggaagatgatgatgatgacgacgACGATGACGATTTGGAAGATCAAAGCATTGCTATTTCACCAGCTAAGCCCAACCGGAGAGTCCGGAAACCTGAGCCCCTGGATGAGAGTGACAATGATTTCTGA